A single Rhopalosiphum padi isolate XX-2018 chromosome 4, ASM2088224v1, whole genome shotgun sequence DNA region contains:
- the LOC132929943 gene encoding ribosomal L1 domain-containing protein CG13096-like, whose protein sequence is MKVKTVPSKKMSSKKPLAGSIQKKKFSKPTGGVLKNIVKITDAFEDLKSGKDLTGISCSKEPKPVKKSAAKDKIKPDGKVPKSTIDVKKKKDKKTVVEPKQKKPKKDVVEGAPKMSMKSKLLESKQMTEVNSNESEPKLDIKKVEAAVNGLFTLIKNDSNLPKNELWDEATPIHLVVTGVKIGVGPKRVVRIALPNSLITDTTDICLIVPDLVRGRNVDHEKTYHHYKDLLAKNGIKNIKTILPARQIRVEFNEYEARRNLCNSHDIFLIDQKISGFLVKKLGKEFYTKRKLPITVKLAKKHLKAEIESKLHKTSFFLDYKGSTKTVQVGHMQQTAKQVAENIVATFNNLAHSYPGGLKNIRCLLIKSPTSESLPVYYSLVSRNEVNGPYTKSKLYSKDKEVEGELFGKRVLVKPNGDVTILSGSEEESDFDDDDDNDNDEIKSNKKNNQNDSEESAVEEDNEDDEQSDASIDQENEKEVINNDGLESDESEGEDGDDAEEEYLMEFEQTKKLQSKKKKKQQNEETTETNVEKVIPDVKNKNKPLKNKNNKIPKAIKKKKSNK, encoded by the exons atgAAAGTAAAAACTGTTCCATCaaaaaaaatgtcttcaaaGAAACCTTTGGCAGGTTCTATTCAAAAGAAAAAGTTTTCGAAACCTACTGGTGGTGTTTTGAAAAACATAGTGAAAATTACTGATGCGTTTGAAGATCTGAAGTCTGGCAAAGATCTAACAGGGATTTCTTGTTCAAAAGAGCCTAAACCCGTAAAAAAAAGTGCAGCTAAGGACAAAATAAAACCCGATGGTAAGGTACCAAAAAGTACGATtgatgttaagaaaaaaaaagacaaaaagaCTGTTGTGGAACCTAAACAGAAGAAACCTAAGAAAGATGTAGTTGAAGGTGCACCAAAGATGTCCATGAAGTCTAAACTACTTGAATCCAAACAAATGACGGAAGTGAATTCTAATGAAAGTGAACCTAAActtgatataaaaaaa GTTGAAGCAGCTGTTAATGGtctttttacattaattaaaaatgattcaaatttaCCAAAAAACGAATTATGGGATGAAGCTACACCAATACATTTAGTGGTTACGGGAGTAAAAATAGGAGTTGGTCCAAAACGTGTTGTtcgaat AGCATTACCAAATTCACTGATTACTGATACAACAGATATATGCCTCATAGTACCAGATCTTGTACGTGGTCGAAATGTAGACCACGAGAAAACATATCATcattataaagatttattgGCAAAAAAtgggattaaaaatattaaaact attttgccAGCTAGACAAATTCGAGTGGAATTTAATGAATATGAAGCTAGAAGAAATTTGTGTAATtcacatgatatatttttaattgatcagAAAATAAGTggatttttggtgaaaaaattAGGAAAAGAATTTTATACTAAACGAAA gcTCCCAATTACTGTTAAATTAGCAAAAAAGCACTTGAAAGCTGAAATAGAATCAAAGTTACATAAGACATCTTTTTTCCTGGATTACAAAGGCTCTACAAAAACAGTTCAA gttgGTCATATGCAACAAACGGCTAAGCAAGTTGCTGAAAATATTGTAGCTACCTTTAATAATTTAGCACATAGTTATCCAGGTGGTCTAAAAAATATCAGGTGTTTGTTAATTAAGAGTCCAACATCTGAATCATTGCCCGTATATTATTCACTGG tatctaGGAATGAAGTTAATGGACCATACACTAAATCTAAATTGTATTCTAAGGATAAAGAAGTTGAAGGTGAATTGTTTGGAAAACGTGTATTGGTTAAACCTAATGGAGATGTCACAATCTTGTCG ggatCTGAAGAAGAATCTGattttgatgatgatgatgataatgacAATGacgaaataaaatctaataaaaaaaataatcaaaatgacAGTGAAGAATCTGCTGTTGAGGAAGATAATGAAGATGATGAA caatCTGATGCTTCaatagatcaagaaaatgagaAGGAAGTAATTAACAACGATGGTTTAGAATCTGATGAATCTGAAGGTGAAGATGGTGATGATGCTGAAGAAGAATACTTAATGGAATttgaacaaacaaaaaaattacag tcaaaaaagaaaaagaaacagCAAAACGAAGAAACTACTGAAACAAATGTAGAAAAGGTTATCCcagatgttaaaaataaaaataaacctctgaaaaataaaaat AATAAAATTCCTAAAGCAATTAAAAAGAAGAAatcaaataagtaa